Below is a genomic region from Candidatus Cloacimonadota bacterium.
TATACGAAATTTTTATAAGACTTCATAAAAGGTGTTTAAATGCTAAAATCAAAATATATAAAGAATAACAAAGCTTGTGCCGGTAAATTTGGCAGAAACGAAATAACCCAAGAGCAACTTGATGATTTTGAAAATAAATTCAGAACATTTTACGAAAGATTTAAAACATCAAAAGAAAACGAAACCGAAGAATACTTCAAGAATCTGTTCAGAGACTTTTTATTAAACAGCTTTTACAAAAATAAACATGCAATAAATACAAAATCTTTTACCGGTCAGCATGGAACTGATCTGGCTATTCATGCTTCGCAAGATGTAAACAGCCGCGTAGAAGTTCTGATAGAATTCAAAAAACCAACTAACAAAACCGGTATGATCTCAATAGATAATCTGAATAGAAAAGCAATGCACGAAGCGGTTCTATATTATCTACAGGAACGCATGAAAAACAACAATGTAGAATTAAAATATATTATCATCACGAATCTAAATGAATTTTTTATCTTCGATGCCAAACATTTCCATAAATTGTTTTACGAAAATGCTACAATTAGAAATGTTCATGCTTCCTGGAGTTCTCATAAAACTGATGATGACAGTACCAGGCAAATGTACGACATCATTGCTCAACAGATCAGTGGAATGGAAACTGAGATTGAAACAATCCATTTTGAATTAAACGATTTTGTTAATTTCTCGAATAAATCCAACAAATCCAAAATTAAACATATTTACCAAATCTTATCTCCCCGCTTTCTGCTGAAAGAAACAGTTCTGCAGGACAGCAACGAACTGAATAAGAATTTCTACAATGAGCTTCTTTATATAATGGGCTTAGAAGAATATAAGGAAAAAAATAAAAAACTGATCAGACGCTGCGAAAACCGGCAGGAAGGCTCACTGCTGGAAAATACAATAAACCAGATGAAAACGCATTATATCAATCATCCCGAAGATTATGGCGGTGAGACCGAAGATCAGCAGTTCAATTATTCTCTGCAATTGAATATAACCTGGATCAATCGAATTCTTTTTCTTAAACTGCTGGAAGCTCAACTCATTTCCTATCATAACAAAGATCAGGATTACGCTTTTCTGAACTATAAAAAGATCAAATCCTATAAAGAACTTTCGGAACTGTTTTTCCAGGTTTTAGCGATAAAACAAAACGAAAGATCAGAATATATACACTCCAAATATAAAAATCTGCCGTATTTAAATAGTTCACTTTTCGACCGTTCGAAACAGGAAGAAGAAGTAAGCATTACAGAACTTTCCGATCTGGAAATTCCGATTTACAAAAAGACAGTTTTGAAAAACGGCAAAAAAAGACTTTCCAGCAAAATGAAAACTCTGGAATATCTGCTGCGTTTCCTGGATGCTTACAATTTCGGTTCCGAGATCGAACCTGATGAAGACAGAAAATCGCTGATCAACGCTTCAGTGCTGGGTTTGATCTTCGAAAAGATAAACGGCTACAAAGAAGGTTCATATTACACTCCGGGCTACATAACCATGTACATGAGCCGGGAAACTTTGCGCCGCTCTGTTCTGGATAAACTGAACACTGCTTTCGAAAAAGATTTCCAGGAGTTTGATGAACTGATCAATTTCTGCTCCAATCTTTATAACTCAAATGATCTGAAAAAAGCAAACGACTGTCTTAATTCGATCACGATTTGCGATCCCGCAGTTGGTTCCGGTCATTTTCTGGTTTCGGTGCTAAACGAAATGATCGCTATCAAAGCAGAGTTGGGAATATTGTGCGACGTAAATGCTAAACCCCGCAAAGATTGGGAAATCCTGGTAGCAAACGATGAATTGAATATTCATAATGCTTTTGGCGAACCATTCGAGTATAAACTAAACGAAAACGGAAAACCACACAAAGAATTGCAGAACATTCAAAAAACCATCTTCCACGAAAAACAGACCATTATCGAAAACTGCCTGTTCGGAGCTGACATTAATCCTAATTCCGTGAATATCTGTCGGTTGCGACTCTGGATCGAACTGCTGAAAAACGCCTACTACACCGAAGAAAGTAAGTTTGTAGAACTGCAAACTCTGCCGAATATAGACATCAACATCAAATGTGGAAATTCTCTTATCAGCCGTTTCGATCTTAAAGAGAATCTTTCCACCGTTTTAAAAAGAACCAACATGACGGTGGGAGAATATCTGCGAAAAGTGAGAGATTACAAAAATGCTACCGGCAAGCAGGAAAAGAAAGCTCTGCAGAATGCTATCGATCAGATTAAAAGCAACTTTAAAAAAGAGATGATGCACCAGACCGAAGTTTTCCGCAAGTTTGCCCGATTAGAAAGGAAATATCAATCTTTCTTTGAAGATCAGGATCTATTTGAAGAAGATAGAAAAATAAAACAGAAAACAGAGGAGTTTGAAAAAACAGAAAAAGCCTACAACAAAGCCAAAGCAGAATGGGAAGTGTGGGAAAACGGCGAAGTTTACCGTAACGCTTTTGAATGGCGATTTGAATTCCCTGAAGTGCTGGATGAAACAGGAAAATTTACCGGTTTCGATATTGTGATCGGAAATCCACCATATATTCAATATGGTGAAAATGCAATTTTGCGTAATTTATATTTGAATAGATTTTATTCTGCAAGTTATAAAGTTAATAGTTACTACTTATTTTTTGAACAGGGAATATTAATATCAAATAAAAATGGATATTTATCATTCATAACTCCAAAATCATATCTGAAAAACAAATATGCGAAAAAACTTAGAGAATTCATTATTAATAATGTATCTTTGATAAGCGTTGATGATTTCTACTACAGAGTTTTTGAAGATGTTCATGAAGATGTTTTAATTACTCAAATAAGTTTAGATAAAAGCGACAAAAAATTAAAATATTCAAAAATTATTTTAATTAGTGAATTTGATAATAAAACATTTTCTAATTTTGACCTAAATAGAATTAGTGAAAATGATTACTTATTTGAATTTGAAATAAGTGAAGAAACAGAAAAATTAATAAACAAAATTTATGATAGCTCAATTATGTTAACGGAGTTATGTGGCGCATATTTTGGAATACAAACTTTTGATAGAAAAAGTTTTGTATTTGATGAAAAGATAAATGAATTTTGCAAACCAGTTATTGATGGAGAAAATATTCAAAAATATAATATGATTAAATCAACTCAATATGTTGAGTTTAAACCAGAAAATATAAAAAGTGGTGGTAATGAATATATATATAATTCAACAAGATTAGTAACTCGCCAAATTGCTGATATTCCACCTTTTGCTATAGCACAATCAGGTCTATACACATTAAATACAATTTATAATATTTTTTTCAGAAAACATTGTGATAAAACTAGAATTCATGAGATTCTTGGGATTCTAAATTCAAAATTAATTGGGTTCATATGGAAAACAAAATTCTATGATAAGAAAGGAACTTATCCAAAGGTCAAAAAAACTCCATTACTTTCATTACCTATCCCTAAAAGTGAAGTATCTTTAATTTCAGAAATTGTAATAGAAAATATTAAAAGAAGATTTGATGGAAATGTAATGAATAAAGTTTTACTGAAAATCGATTTGATTTTATACAAACTCTACCAACTCAGTTACGAAGAAGTTTTGATCGTCGATCCTGATTTCCAGCTTTCTAAGGAAGAGTTTGAAAGGTATGAGGTGAACCAGCATGAATGATTTTGATCAAAAAGATGTTATTATCTATCAATCTTCCGATGGAAAAACTTCAGTTGAAGTAAATTTGAGAAAAGAAACTGTCTGGTTGAATCAAAAACAGATGGGTATTTTATTTGATAAGAATTATAAGACAATTTCCAGACATATAAACAACATTTTTAAGCAAGGAGAATTAGAAAGAGATTCAACTGTCTCGTATTTTGAGACAGTTCAAAATGAGGGTGGTAGAAAAGTAGTTAGAAAATTAGAATTCTATAATCTGGATATGATAATTTCGGTTGGTTATCGTGTTAATTCAAAACGTGGAACTCAGTTTCGCATCTGGGCTACAAATGTCTTAAAAGATCACTTGATAAATGGATATTCAATTTATCGTCAACGTTTAGAAAATCAAACTGAAAAAATTAAAGAATTAAACAATACAATTTTGTTAATTGAAGATGTTGTTAAACAGAAGCAATTAACAACAAATGAAGCAAAAGGTTTGATATTTGTAGTTTCAGATTACATAAGAGCTTTGGATATTCTTGATGACTATGATCATCAGAGGCTAGAGCTATCGAGCAGATTAAGCAAGAATTTGATTAGAAAATTAGATTACAATGAAATAACAAAAGCAATCAATGAGCTCAGAAACTACTTCAGAAATAAAGGTGAAAAAGTAGAATTATTTGGAGTAGAAAAAGACCAATCTCTTAAAAGTTCAATATCGGCAATTTACCAAACATTTGATGGAAAAGACCTTTATCCATTAATATAACAAACTCTACCAACTCAGTTACGAAGAAGTTTTGCTGAATTCCAGCTTTCCAAGGAAGAGTATGAAAGGTATGAATTAGAAAAATAAACCGTTTTGTCACAAAACCTTTCGGCATGTGACAAGACTGCAAAACTTGTCTTATGCAGCGCAGGCGTCATGAGACAAGTTAAAAAAAATAAATCTGTTATTCCCCAATATCTGCACTATCTTAAATATCACCCCAAAAATCGTGGTATTTATCTAACCAAATTGAACCGCTGAATATTCCGTAAAACATCATGTAATGCCTTGAAAGATATAGATTAAACGGATATAACTGAATAGCCGTCAACTATTGCCAATGGCAAGGTAAATCAAAAAAATCCTCTATATAGTATAAAAGCTTTGACACTAAATTTCAGATTAATTTTTTGTCCCCAAAATTTAGGATGAAATATGGGAAACAATAATATTGTTGAACATAGCAGCAGCGACCGAAAGATTAGAGAACTATCAATCCGTAGTAATTTGATACAAATCATTATGAATGGGGTTTCTATTCGTTAAAAAAAATAGCACATCACCAGCAAATTAATATTTTCAAAACAAAAAAAATAAATGAGGTTAATGATGGGAAAAAACATCGTGGAAAAAATCCTTTCAGATCACATTTTGGAAGGTAAACCTGAGCAGGGTCAGGAAGTCGGCATCAAGATCGATCAGACGCTTACTCAGGATGCTACAGGAACGATGGCTTATCTGCAGTTTGAAGCCATGGGCGTTCCCAGAGTGCAAACAGAACTCTCGGTAAGTTATGTCGATCACAACACAGTTCAGATCGGCTTTGAAAATGCTGATGATCACAAATATCTGCAATCTGTTGCAGCCAAATACGGTATTGTTTATTCACGTGCCGGAAATGGAATTTGTCATCAGGTTCAGCTGGAAAGATTCGGCAAGCCGGGAAAAACACTTTTAGGTTCAGATTCTCACACTCCAACCGGTGGCGGGGTTGGCATGATGGCAATTGGTGCCGGCGGCTTGGACGTAGCAGTTGCAATGGCTGGCGGAGCTTTCTTCCTGCCATATCCAA
It encodes:
- a CDS encoding Eco57I restriction-modification methylase domain-containing protein — encoded protein: MLKSKYIKNNKACAGKFGRNEITQEQLDDFENKFRTFYERFKTSKENETEEYFKNLFRDFLLNSFYKNKHAINTKSFTGQHGTDLAIHASQDVNSRVEVLIEFKKPTNKTGMISIDNLNRKAMHEAVLYYLQERMKNNNVELKYIIITNLNEFFIFDAKHFHKLFYENATIRNVHASWSSHKTDDDSTRQMYDIIAQQISGMETEIETIHFELNDFVNFSNKSNKSKIKHIYQILSPRFLLKETVLQDSNELNKNFYNELLYIMGLEEYKEKNKKLIRRCENRQEGSLLENTINQMKTHYINHPEDYGGETEDQQFNYSLQLNITWINRILFLKLLEAQLISYHNKDQDYAFLNYKKIKSYKELSELFFQVLAIKQNERSEYIHSKYKNLPYLNSSLFDRSKQEEEVSITELSDLEIPIYKKTVLKNGKKRLSSKMKTLEYLLRFLDAYNFGSEIEPDEDRKSLINASVLGLIFEKINGYKEGSYYTPGYITMYMSRETLRRSVLDKLNTAFEKDFQEFDELINFCSNLYNSNDLKKANDCLNSITICDPAVGSGHFLVSVLNEMIAIKAELGILCDVNAKPRKDWEILVANDELNIHNAFGEPFEYKLNENGKPHKELQNIQKTIFHEKQTIIENCLFGADINPNSVNICRLRLWIELLKNAYYTEESKFVELQTLPNIDINIKCGNSLISRFDLKENLSTVLKRTNMTVGEYLRKVRDYKNATGKQEKKALQNAIDQIKSNFKKEMMHQTEVFRKFARLERKYQSFFEDQDLFEEDRKIKQKTEEFEKTEKAYNKAKAEWEVWENGEVYRNAFEWRFEFPEVLDETGKFTGFDIVIGNPPYIQYGENAILRNLYLNRFYSASYKVNSYYLFFEQGILISNKNGYLSFITPKSYLKNKYAKKLREFIINNVSLISVDDFYYRVFEDVHEDVLITQISLDKSDKKLKYSKIILISEFDNKTFSNFDLNRISENDYLFEFEISEETEKLINKIYDSSIMLTELCGAYFGIQTFDRKSFVFDEKINEFCKPVIDGENIQKYNMIKSTQYVEFKPENIKSGGNEYIYNSTRLVTRQIADIPPFAIAQSGLYTLNTIYNIFFRKHCDKTRIHEILGILNSKLIGFIWKTKFYDKKGTYPKVKKTPLLSLPIPKSEVSLISEIVIENIKRRFDGNVMNKVLLKIDLILYKLYQLSYEEVLIVDPDFQLSKEEFERYEVNQHE
- a CDS encoding virulence RhuM family protein; this translates as MNDFDQKDVIIYQSSDGKTSVEVNLRKETVWLNQKQMGILFDKNYKTISRHINNIFKQGELERDSTVSYFETVQNEGGRKVVRKLEFYNLDMIISVGYRVNSKRGTQFRIWATNVLKDHLINGYSIYRQRLENQTEKIKELNNTILLIEDVVKQKQLTTNEAKGLIFVVSDYIRALDILDDYDHQRLELSSRLSKNLIRKLDYNEITKAINELRNYFRNKGEKVELFGVEKDQSLKSSISAIYQTFDGKDLYPLI